One window from the genome of Pyxicephalus adspersus chromosome 6, UCB_Pads_2.0, whole genome shotgun sequence encodes:
- the DRG1 gene encoding developmentally-regulated GTP-binding protein 1 — protein sequence MSGTLAKIAEIEAEMARTQRNKATAHHLGLLKARLAKLRRELITPKGGGGGGPGEGFDVAKTGDARIGFVGFPSVGKSTLLSNLAGVYSEVAAYEFTTLTTVPGVVRYKGAKIQLLDLPGIIEGAKDGKGRGRQVIAVARTCNLILMVLDVLKPLGHKKIIENELEGFGIRLNKKPPNIGFKKKDKGGINLTATCAQSELDFETVKSILAEYKIHNADITLRSDATADDLIDVVEGNRVYIPCIYVLNKIDQISLEELDVIYKVPHCVPISAHHRWNFDDLLEKIWDYLKLVRIYTKPKGQLPDYTAPVVLPDTRTAVEDFCTKIHKNLIREFKYALVWGSSVKHNPQKVGKDHVMEDEDVIQIVKK from the exons ATGAGCGGCACACTAGCTAAGATCGCCGAGATAGAGGCCGAG ATGGCCCGGACCCAGAGGAATAAAGCTACCGCTCACCATCTTGGTTTGCTAAAAGCTCGTCTAGCTAAACTCAGACGTGAGCTCATCACCCCCaaaggaggtggaggaggaggtcCTGGTGAAG GTTTTGATGTTGCAAAGACTGGTGATGCTCGAATAGGGTTTGTAGGATTCCCTTCTGTAGGGAAATCAACGCTTCTCAGTAACCTGGCCGGTGTTTATTCGGAAGTGGCAGCCTACGAGTTCACCACTCTGACCACCGTGCCTGGAGTTGTGCGATACAAAGGAGCCAAGATTCAG CTTCTTGATCTCCCAGGAATCATTGAAGGGGCTAAGGATGGTAAAGGCAGAGGCAGACAGGTCATTGCAG TGGCTCGCACTTGCAATTTAATCCTAATGGTTTTGGATGTGTTAAAACCACtgggacataaaaaaataatagaaaatgaactGGAGGGTTTTGGTATTCGGCTAAACAAGAAGCCACCAAACATTGGGTTCAAGAAGAAAGACAAAGGTGGCATAAATCTTACAGCTACG TGTGCTCAGAGTGAGCTGGACTTCGAAACAGTAAAGAGCATCTTGGCAGAGTATAAAATCCACAATGCAGATATCACCCTAAGGAGTGACGCCACAGCCGATGATTTGATTGATGTAGTTGAAGGAAACCG CGTTTACATCCCCTGCATCTATGTGCTTAATAAGATTGACCAGATTTCTTTGGAAGAACTAGATGTAATTTACAAAGTGCCACACTGTGTCCCAATTTCTGCACATCATCGCTGGAATTTTGATGATCTTTTAGAAAAGATCTGGGATTACCTGAAGTTGGTGCGAAT ttacaCCAAACCAAAGGGACAGTTACCTGATTATACAGCTCCAGTTGTCCTTCCTGACACTCGCACAGCCGTGGAGGATTTCTGCACCAAAATTCACAAAAACCTTATTAGAGAATTCAAATA TGCGTTGGTATGGGGATCTTCTGTCAAGCACAACCCACAGAAAGTTGGTAAAGATCATGTGATGGAGGATGAGGATGTCATTCAGATTGTGAAGAAATAA